DNA from Desulfuromonas sp. AOP6:
ATAAATCAAATGCGTGTACTTAAGCGGTGACAGGCAGATCAGTGCTTGTTAATACTTGACCAAAAGGCTACAACATCAATCTAACATCATGTTCTAATTGTTGGAAAGATAAATTTTAATCATGATGCGTAAAGGACGGATATTCCCCTGTTCTTTTTTTCTGGCAGGGAGATCTCTGCGCCAGTGACCACCGAGAAGTTCCGCGTTCCTTGATTTTCAAGAGGACGCGACCTACTATAGGCGACGGGCTATCCCTTAAAAAGCATGTCAGCCTTGCTGAGAACATTCATGACCCTGGAAGAGGAAATCACAAAAGAAGGTCGCCGGCTCGGTTTTGCCGCCGTTGGATTTACCTCGGCGGCAGAGCCCGAAACGCTGGATATCTATCGACGCTGGCTCGACAGCGGAAGCGCGGCCCGGATGGACTATCTCCAGCGCCATGCCGACCTGCGCGCGAGCCTGGAGCAGGTAGCTCCCGGTACGACTTCGGTCATTGTGGTGGCGGCGCGCTACCCCGGCAATGCGCACCCCGAGGCTGGCGGCATCTCCACCTACGCCCGGGGAAGGGACTATCACAAGGTCGTTCGCAAGAAACTGAAGCAGCTGGTGGCCTTTCTGGGAAATAAGGCCGAATTGAAGGTAGCGCGCATCTGTGTCGACTCGGCGCCGGTACTGGAGCGGGAATGGGCGTTGCGGGCCGGTATCGGCTGGCGGGGGCGGCAGGGGCAAATTGTCAACCCCGACTTCGGCTGCGGCTTTGTCTTGGGAGAAATCCTGGTCGATCTGCGCTTGCGCCCCTCGACCCGACTCCCTGATCGCTGTGGGCACTGCCGACGTTGCGTCGAGGCCTGCCCGACGGGGGCTATCGATGGGCAGGGGCTGGTCGATGCCAACAGGTGCCGCTCCTATCTCACCATCGAGCACCCGGGCGAGATAGCTCCCGAGCGACAGAAAGACTTAGGTCCGGCTCTCTTCGGCTGCGACCTCTGTACGGCTGCCTGCCCCTGGAACCGCTTCGGAGAGGAAATGGTCATGCCTGAACTGATT
Protein-coding regions in this window:
- the queG gene encoding tRNA epoxyqueuosine(34) reductase QueG → MLRTFMTLEEEITKEGRRLGFAAVGFTSAAEPETLDIYRRWLDSGSAARMDYLQRHADLRASLEQVAPGTTSVIVVAARYPGNAHPEAGGISTYARGRDYHKVVRKKLKQLVAFLGNKAELKVARICVDSAPVLEREWALRAGIGWRGRQGQIVNPDFGCGFVLGEILVDLRLRPSTRLPDRCGHCRRCVEACPTGAIDGQGLVDANRCRSYLTIEHPGEIAPERQKDLGPALFGCDLCTAACPWNRFGEEMVMPELIGEAPPSPEDFLEMTEATFQARFQGTPLYRTGLARLQRNATIVLKNRQ